A single genomic interval of Pyrus communis chromosome 5, drPyrComm1.1, whole genome shotgun sequence harbors:
- the LOC137734828 gene encoding signal peptidase complex subunit 2-like, translated as MQENKSDSASKNPKKANLLDHHSIKHILDESVTEIVTGRGYVEDVRMSNVRLFLGTIIIAIALFAQFYKKKFPENRDFLILCIVLYIVFNVLLQLIIFTKEKNAILFTYPPADSFTSTGLVVSSKLPRFSDMYTLVIASSDPKSISANQPVQFTKSVTQWFTKDGVLVEGLFWKDVEALINEYQREPKKRK; from the exons ATGCAGGAAAATAAATCAGACTCGGCCAGCAAAAACCCTAAGAAGGCCAATCTCCTCGACCACCACTCTATCAAACACATCCTCGACGAGTCCGTCACCGAG ATTGTGACGGGGCGCGGATATGTGGAGGACGTGCGGATGAGCAATGTGAGGCTGTTTCTGGGCACCATCATCATCGCAATCGCTCTCTTCGCTCAGTTTTACAAGAAGAAGTTCCCCGAAAACCGAGATTTTCTCATCCTCTGCATCGTCTT GTATATAGTCTTCAATGTGCTGTTGCAGCTGATCATATTCACCAAGGAGAAGAATGCCATTCTCTTCACGTATCCTCCCGCT GATTCGTTCACAAGCACTGGATTGGTGGTCTCTTCCAAATTGCCAAGGTTCTCTGATATGTACACTCTTGTGATAGCAAGTTCAGACCCCAAATCGATTTCTGCAAATCAACCAGTGCAGTTCACCAAGAGTGTTACTCAGTg GTTCACCAAGGACGGAGTTTTGGTGGAGGGCCTCTTCTGGAAAGATGTCGAAGCACTGATAAATGAATACCAGAGAGAACCAAAGAAGAGGAAGTGA
- the LOC137733759 gene encoding uncharacterized protein, protein MTNRGDRDLLTNDEIDCVGDQSNGGELENSSPTNGVGSSAAGPASRSETGLEERLTGILVDEGDGDLLLQQSNREDRVLQWLEALDMQVMGACRADERLKPLLKMNASNDVAEDRLLAQLSQHFGPAEVGMLARCFCIPLVSIRVGKINKQGTLLCPTAARGNLNLTVLPTSNLRLSFVGDDGRIDRLCTLHNKSQCFAVEINEIPADNSGRSFLIKIPDGQSLYFWCSETSRLLGIELLSKMKDLLKRKPSIAELTGISEPRLGCFATHLRSYLVGSTVGGSVSSSAGSPSDLDTTTEPSDTAQDGQFSSTSSKSLRSRHGVNQSMKANSSFQGRLSPRSSSFKDLPRTLSSLRNITREKLRRRGDILVSAIDNPTTASPITIDSSCSNHAETDSCPETIRSCSLSSSSFLESLGKLARPPTLNPASQVPYMVTPLLSPYYCWCPPGSSDLQYSPEHPELPRSLTESALLPPLSSLLPPNMPSSMLSTKPHLNLADSPLLDFPAFFPDPLVRLARPTSQQIPTFTPLMCDPIVHIPVIDICSSGQGYLVSAGPTISTAISPLHSKLANIPETDSMLEKGARETLRLLISGSTQNGSQLIDVLPAMLSNAHENRNMLVAGSRGLYSGTRDVDVIANSIAAMGLVSLPGISNMASVLDNSSSHDSFNMQEEGSSGLDGPCSEDKGAAFCSDYRVKRGDE, encoded by the exons ATGACTAACCGTGGAGACCGAGATTTACTCACGAACGATGAGATCGATTGCGTTGGGGATCAATCGAACGGTGGGGAATTGGAGAACTCGTCCCCCACGAACGGTGTGGGGAGCTCTGCCGCTGGACCGGCGTCGAGGAGTGAGACTGGGCTCGAGGAGCGGTTGACGGGGATACTTGTTGACGAAGGAGATGGAGATCTGTTGCTCCAGCAGAGCAATCGGGAGGACCGCGTTTTGCAGTGGCTAGAAGCGCTTGATATGCAGGTTATGGGCGCGTGTCGCGCCGACGAGAGGTTGAAGCCGCTGTTGAAGATGAATGCCTCGAATGACGTCGCAGAGGATCGATTGTTAGCTCAATTGAGTCAG CATTTCGGGCCAGCGGAAGTTGGAATGCTAGCGAGGTGCTTCTGTATACCTCTCGTTTCTATTCGTGTGGGGAAGATCAACAAGCAAGGGACTCTCTTGTGCCCCACTGCTGCAAG gggcaattTAAATCTTACTGTTTTGCCAACTTCAAATTTACGCCTTTCATTCGTTGGGGATGATGGTCGTATAGATAGACTGTGCACCTTACATAACAAATCCCAGTGCTTTGCTGTAGAAATCAATGAAATTCCAGCAGACAATTCTGGCCGGTCTTTCCTTATTAAAATCCCAGATGGCCAGAGTTTATACTTTTGGTGCTCTGAGACATCAAGACTTTTGGGAATTGAATTGCTTTCAAAG ATGAAGGATCTGCTCAAGAGGAAGCCCTCCATAGCCGAGTTAACTGGAATCAGTGAACCTCGCCTTGGTTGCTTTGCAACTCACCTACGTTCCTATCTAGTGGGCTCAACAGTAGGTGGCAGTGTGTCAAGTTCTGCAGGCTCACCTTCTGATTTGGATACCACCACAGAACCATCTGATACAGCTCAAGACGGACAATTCTCATCCACATCATCAAAATCCCTGCGTTCCCGACATGGTGTCAATCAGTCCATGAAGGCAAATTCATCATTTCAGGGTCGCCTGAGCCCAAGGTCAAGTTCCTTCAAAGATCTGCCCAGAACCTTGTCTTCTCTGAGGAATATTACCAGGGAGAAGCTAAGGAGGCGAGGCGACATCTTAGTTTCAGCCATTGACAACCCAACAACTGCTTCACCGATCACAATCGATTCATCTTGTTCAAATCATGCTGAAACTGACAGTTGTCCAGAAACTATCAGAAGTTGCTCGTTGTCATCTTCAAGTTTCCTAGAGTCGCTAGGGAAATTGGCTCGTCCACCGACCCTGAACCCTGCATCACAAGTTCCTTACATGGTTACCCCTCTGTTATCTCCTTACTATtgttggtgccctccaggttcaTCGGATTTGCAGTACTCACCAGAACATCCTGAACTCCCCCGCTCATTGACGGAATCAGCTTTGCTTCCGCCACTTTCATCTTTATTGCCGCCCAATATGCCCTCGAGCATGTTGTCAACAAAACCACATCTTAATTTGGCCGATTCCCCCTTGCTTGATTTCCCTGCATTTTTCCCAGACCCACTGGTTAGGCTAGCAAGGCCAACTTCTCAGCAGATCCCAACTTTCACACCCTTGATGTGCGACCCAATTGTTCACATTCCAGTCATCGATATTTGCTCGTCGGGTCAAGGATACTTGGTCAGCGCTGGTCCCACTATTTCAACAGCAATATCTCCCCTGCACTCAAAGCTTGCGAACATTCCTGAAACTGATTCTATGCTGGAGAAAGGTGCCAGAGAGACACTGCGACTTCTAATCAGTGGTTCGACCCAGAATGGCTCACAGCTGATAGATGTATTGCCTGCTATGCTATCAAATGCGCATGAGAATCGAAACATGCTTGTTGCTGGGAGCCGGGGTCTCTACAGTGGAACCAGGGACGTTGACGTGATTGCAAACAGCATTGCAGCCATGGGTCTGGTTTCACTGCCTGGGATATCGAATATGGCAAGTGTTTTAGATAATTCTAGCAGTCACGACAGTTTTAATATGCAGGAAGAGGGATCAAGTGGGCTGGATGGACCTTGTTCGGAAGATAAAGGTGCCGCCTTTTGTTCGGATTATAGGGTAAAGAGGGGTGATGAATAG